The Methanococcoides methylutens MM1 genome has a window encoding:
- a CDS encoding PAS domain S-box protein has product MLQDSEKNYRLIFENSPLGIFHFDQNGMITHCNNKFLEIVSAPREDIIGFNMVTSIRDEMMRSAVKAALSRKPGHFEGKYCTVISGKLIYIKADYNPNISEEGELLGGIGIFEDISERKAAEDALKESEKKYRLIFENSPLGIFHFDQNGIITHCNEEFLEIIAASRKDIIGFNMVTSIRDEMMRNAVKTVLSGNPGHYENVYHSVISGKITPIKAEYNPNISEDGELMGGIGIFEDITRRKEAEDAWKLDEYRLQTLLELNQMTDRAMQEIIDFSREEAVLLTRSKLGYIAFVNDVETILTMHSWSENAMQECNIRDKPKVYTLKSTGLWGEALRQRKPIITNDYNAPNPLKRGYPKDHVKLTRHMNIPVFDGKRIVVVAGVGNKEEEYDESDVRQLTLLMEGMWRIIQRKRSEEALQKYADELSKVNMELEKANKELKSLDVMKDEFLSNISHELKTPLVSIKGYGELISEETLGALNEQQKKAVGVVLRNSERLRRLIESLLFISGIESKTLQYQFEKVQMAEIIDDVTNDVDLPIKEKGLRTERSVPDDLPLIDGDKTKLSDMLTNLIDNAIKFTPSGGMIILKAYEEEKHLHIEITDTGIGIPQELIPNLFQRFYQIDASIKRKYGGTGVGLYISRSIVEAHKGEIWIESEEGKGTTVHIRLPR; this is encoded by the coding sequence CTGTTACAGGACTCGGAAAAGAACTACCGCCTCATCTTTGAGAACTCACCCCTGGGGATCTTCCATTTTGATCAGAACGGAATGATAACACACTGCAATAATAAATTCCTCGAAATTGTCTCCGCCCCAAGAGAAGACATAATTGGCTTTAACATGGTTACTTCCATCAGGGATGAAATGATGAGGAGCGCCGTAAAAGCAGCCCTTTCAAGAAAACCTGGTCATTTTGAAGGGAAATATTGCACTGTGATCAGTGGGAAACTGATCTACATAAAAGCTGATTATAACCCAAACATATCGGAAGAGGGCGAGCTGCTGGGCGGTATCGGTATCTTTGAGGATATCAGCGAACGTAAAGCAGCAGAAGATGCACTAAAGGAATCTGAAAAGAAATACCGCCTGATATTTGAGAACTCACCTCTGGGGATATTCCACTTTGACCAGAACGGAATAATAACACATTGCAATGAAGAATTCCTTGAGATCATCGCTGCCTCCAGAAAAGATATCATCGGCTTTAACATGGTTACTTCCATCCGGGATGAAATGATGAGGAATGCCGTGAAAACGGTGCTTTCCGGAAATCCAGGCCATTATGAGAACGTTTACCATTCCGTGATCAGTGGTAAGATCACTCCGATCAAAGCAGAATACAACCCGAACATATCAGAAGATGGCGAGCTGATGGGTGGTATCGGAATCTTTGAAGATATCACACGGCGCAAAGAAGCTGAAGATGCCTGGAAGCTCGATGAATACCGTCTTCAAACACTTCTGGAACTTAACCAGATGACAGACAGAGCAATGCAGGAGATCATAGACTTTTCCCGCGAAGAAGCTGTCCTGCTCACCCGAAGCAAACTTGGTTATATCGCATTCGTAAACGATGTTGAGACAATTCTCACAATGCATTCATGGTCAGAAAATGCTATGCAGGAATGCAACATAAGGGACAAGCCTAAAGTTTATACCTTGAAAAGCACAGGACTATGGGGAGAAGCACTTAGACAGCGAAAACCTATAATCACAAATGATTACAATGCTCCGAATCCTTTAAAGAGAGGATACCCAAAAGACCATGTGAAACTGACCCGTCACATGAACATTCCTGTATTCGATGGTAAAAGAATAGTTGTAGTGGCAGGTGTGGGGAACAAAGAGGAAGAGTATGATGAATCCGACGTTCGCCAGCTTACATTGCTTATGGAAGGAATGTGGAGAATCATCCAGAGAAAGCGATCCGAAGAGGCACTCCAAAAGTATGCGGATGAGCTTTCAAAGGTTAACATGGAACTGGAAAAAGCAAACAAGGAGCTCAAATCCCTTGATGTGATGAAAGATGAGTTCCTGTCCAACATAAGCCATGAGCTTAAAACACCACTTGTTTCCATCAAAGGTTATGGGGAACTTATTTCAGAAGAAACGCTGGGAGCACTTAACGAGCAACAAAAAAAGGCAGTCGGTGTGGTCCTGCGAAATTCTGAACGACTTCGACGTTTGATAGAATCGCTATTATTCATCAGTGGAATTGAGTCAAAGACCCTCCAGTATCAGTTCGAAAAGGTACAGATGGCAGAGATTATAGATGATGTGACAAATGATGTGGACTTGCCGATCAAAGAGAAAGGATTGAGAACTGAAAGATCTGTGCCTGATGACCTGCCCCTGATAGATGGAGACAAAACAAAGCTTTCCGACATGCTGACGAACCTCATTGATAATGCGATCAAGTTTACCCCTTCAGGCGGTATGATCATCCTGAAAGCATACGAGGAGGAAAAACACCTGCATATTGAAATAACAGATACAGGAATCGGAATTCCTCAGGAACTCATACCAAACCTGTTCCAGAGGTTCTACCAGATCGATGCCTCTATCAAACGTAAATATGGAGGTACCGGAGTGGGACTCTACATTTCCAGGAGCATCGTTGAAGCTCACAAAGGGGAAATCTGGATTGAAAGTGAAGAAGGCAAGGGTACCACCGTCCACATCAGATTGCCACGGTGA
- a CDS encoding winged helix-turn-helix domain-containing protein — protein sequence MGRTMQQVVSIGEALSHPLRLKLLYMLSEREWYVYELAKELNVSRQVLYLHLKRLEKAGFVESDLRLEEDDMRAKKFFRLKEFDVSLNIDDLKEFFE from the coding sequence ATGGGAAGAACAATGCAGCAGGTAGTATCTATAGGGGAAGCTCTTTCCCATCCTCTGAGGCTTAAGCTTCTTTACATGCTTTCAGAAAGGGAATGGTATGTGTATGAGCTTGCCAAAGAGCTCAATGTTTCCCGACAGGTCCTGTATCTTCACTTAAAGCGACTTGAAAAGGCCGGATTTGTAGAAAGCGATCTTCGTCTTGAAGAGGATGATATGAGGGCGAAGAAATTTTTCAGGCTCAAGGAATTCGACGTTTCACTGAACATCGATGACCTGAAGGAATTCTTCGAATAA